In one window of Microbacterium dextranolyticum DNA:
- a CDS encoding polysaccharide biosynthesis tyrosine autokinase yields MELSDYIRILRKNWLVIVVLTLLGLGAAAGYSLTRTPIYESSSTVFVSTQAGSTAAELQQGSTFTQARINTYVGLASTPVVLNPVISDLGLKGTSADLAKDVKVSAALNSTLITIAVSNPDPVRAADIANAIATSLATAVPQLEPEAADGSSPVRLSRVTDAQPALKPSSPNVPLNLALGVLVGLALGIGVAVLRTTLDNRVRTPRDAEQITQAPAIGAIAYDAKAKERPLIVHADPLSPRAESFRALRTNLQFLDMGGRASFVITSSIPSEGKSTTAINLAIALADAGKRVALLDTDLRKPKIAEYLGIEGGAGLTDVLIGRARVDDVLQPWGGRSLFVLPAGKVPPNPSELLGSQQMATLLDALEHEFDVVLCDAPPLLPVTDAAILARATSGALLIVSAGRATKHQLTGATEALSTVGAKLAGFVMSMVPTRGPDSYYSAYGYGYGYGYGYRETPSDTRGKKTRGRTSPLATVPAAPSLDELGFDATRREPTDGRQDS; encoded by the coding sequence ATGGAGCTCAGCGACTACATCCGCATTCTCCGCAAGAACTGGCTCGTGATCGTCGTGCTGACGCTTCTCGGGCTGGGAGCGGCCGCGGGGTACTCCCTCACACGCACGCCCATCTATGAGTCGTCGAGCACCGTCTTCGTGTCGACTCAGGCCGGGTCCACCGCCGCCGAGCTGCAGCAGGGCTCCACGTTCACGCAGGCGCGCATCAACACCTACGTCGGCCTCGCCTCGACGCCGGTCGTCCTGAACCCGGTCATCTCCGACCTGGGCCTCAAGGGCACGTCGGCCGACCTCGCCAAAGACGTCAAGGTGTCTGCCGCGCTCAACTCGACGCTGATCACGATCGCCGTCTCGAACCCCGACCCGGTGCGTGCCGCCGACATCGCCAACGCGATCGCCACGAGCCTCGCCACCGCCGTGCCGCAGCTCGAGCCCGAAGCCGCCGACGGGTCGAGCCCCGTGCGCCTCAGCCGCGTCACCGACGCGCAGCCCGCACTCAAGCCCTCGAGCCCCAACGTGCCGCTCAACCTCGCGCTCGGCGTGCTCGTCGGCCTCGCGCTCGGCATCGGCGTCGCCGTGCTCCGCACCACCCTCGACAATCGCGTCCGCACCCCGCGCGACGCCGAGCAGATCACGCAGGCCCCCGCCATCGGCGCGATCGCCTACGACGCCAAGGCCAAAGAGCGCCCGCTCATCGTGCACGCCGACCCGCTCAGCCCCCGCGCCGAGTCTTTCCGGGCCCTCCGCACCAACCTGCAGTTCCTCGACATGGGCGGTCGCGCCAGCTTCGTCATCACGAGCTCGATCCCCAGCGAAGGCAAGTCGACCACCGCGATCAACCTCGCCATCGCCCTCGCCGACGCCGGCAAGCGCGTCGCCCTGCTCGACACCGACCTGCGCAAGCCCAAGATCGCCGAATACCTCGGCATCGAAGGCGGCGCCGGCCTCACCGACGTGCTCATCGGCCGCGCCCGCGTCGACGACGTCCTGCAGCCCTGGGGCGGACGCAGCCTCTTCGTCCTGCCCGCCGGCAAGGTTCCGCCGAACCCGAGCGAGCTGCTCGGCTCGCAGCAGATGGCGACCCTGCTCGACGCCCTCGAGCACGAGTTCGACGTCGTGCTGTGCGACGCGCCCCCGCTGCTGCCCGTCACCGACGCCGCGATCCTCGCCCGCGCCACCAGCGGCGCCCTGCTCATCGTCTCGGCCGGTCGCGCCACCAAGCACCAGCTCACCGGAGCCACCGAAGCACTCAGCACCGTCGGCGCCAAGCTCGCCGGCTTCGTCATGTCGATGGTCCCCACGCGCGGCCCCGACTCGTACTACTCGGCCTACGGGTACGGATACGGATACGGATACGGCTACCGCGAGACCCCGAGCGACACCCGCGGCAAGAAGACCCGCGGGCGCACGTCGCCCCTGGCCACCGTCCCCGCGGCGCCCTCGCTCGACGAGCTGGGCTTCGACGCCACGCGACGCGAACCCACCGACGGCCGCCAGGACTCCTGA
- a CDS encoding HNH endonuclease → MENRLDGIAEALAALTAAGGGQAPESLTPGALVAVNQAFGALLRHVNAAFAPVAAEISRQSRTELGKESLAKTQGFRSPVALIQATTGSSVAEAVKIVQVGEATAPRMSLDGEHLPAPHPHVAAAVASGALSVTTAAVIVTLLDRLAVRVDAGRLDSAERELCARAPGMRADDLARLIARAEAHLDPNGVDDRHEDRRAKRSLTIHERDGLVHLTGVFDIETAAPIRTAVDAMVTRIMQGNEHADDATRDHRSPTQMRADALSDVCAHAIGCTRVPTAATTTVVVRMTLEQLESGLGAAQVDGTDAPLPAGAVRRLAADLQIVPAVLGGDSEILDWGRTTRLFTPAQKLALVERDGGCAFCSAPPPWTHAHHINWWKRDHGTTDLSNGVLLCTGCHHRIHNDGWDIHVDGTGTTAHVWFIPPPWIDPTRTPRPGGAARYALTA, encoded by the coding sequence ATGGAGAACCGACTCGATGGCATCGCTGAAGCCCTCGCCGCGCTGACCGCGGCGGGTGGCGGGCAGGCGCCCGAGTCGCTGACGCCGGGCGCGTTGGTCGCGGTGAATCAGGCATTCGGCGCCCTGCTGCGCCACGTGAATGCGGCGTTCGCGCCGGTCGCCGCCGAGATCTCGCGGCAGTCGCGCACCGAATTGGGCAAAGAGTCGCTCGCGAAGACGCAGGGGTTCCGGTCGCCCGTCGCGCTGATCCAGGCGACGACGGGGTCGTCGGTGGCCGAAGCGGTGAAGATCGTGCAGGTCGGCGAGGCGACCGCCCCGCGGATGTCGCTCGACGGCGAGCATCTGCCCGCCCCGCACCCCCATGTCGCCGCGGCCGTGGCATCCGGGGCTCTGTCGGTGACGACGGCGGCGGTGATCGTGACCCTCCTCGACCGGCTGGCTGTGCGGGTGGATGCCGGGCGGCTCGACTCGGCCGAACGCGAACTGTGCGCACGCGCTCCCGGAATGCGCGCCGACGACCTCGCCCGACTCATCGCCCGGGCCGAGGCGCACCTCGACCCGAACGGCGTCGACGACCGCCACGAAGACCGTCGCGCGAAGCGTTCACTCACTATTCATGAGCGCGACGGGCTGGTGCATCTGACCGGGGTGTTCGACATCGAGACCGCCGCTCCGATCAGAACCGCCGTCGATGCGATGGTCACCCGCATCATGCAGGGCAACGAGCACGCCGACGACGCCACCCGCGACCACCGCAGCCCCACCCAGATGCGTGCCGACGCGCTCAGCGACGTGTGCGCGCACGCGATCGGCTGCACCCGTGTGCCCACCGCGGCGACCACCACCGTCGTCGTGCGGATGACGCTCGAACAGCTCGAATCCGGCCTCGGCGCCGCGCAGGTCGACGGCACCGACGCGCCGCTGCCTGCCGGGGCGGTGCGGCGCCTCGCCGCCGACCTGCAGATCGTGCCCGCGGTGCTCGGTGGCGACAGCGAGATCCTCGATTGGGGCCGCACCACGCGCCTGTTCACCCCGGCACAGAAGCTCGCCCTCGTCGAACGCGACGGCGGCTGCGCCTTCTGCTCGGCGCCCCCACCCTGGACCCACGCCCACCACATCAACTGGTGGAAACGAGACCACGGCACCACCGACCTCTCCAACGGAGTGCTGCTCTGCACCGGATGCCACCACCGCATCCACAACGACGGATGGGACATCCATGTCGACGGCACCGGAACGACCGCGCACGTCTGGTTCATCCCACCCCCGTGGATAGACCCGACACGCACACCCCGCCCCGGCGGGGCCGCCCGCTACGCCCTGACCGCCTGA
- a CDS encoding arsenate reductase/protein-tyrosine-phosphatase family protein, giving the protein MLEILTVCTGNICRSPLAAQLIARRLADLGVTTSSAGTRARDGAPMMPESAQLAIARGIEADATAAHRARHLTPAHLASPVLVLAMARDHRREVVELAPARGRSTFTAREFARLAAAVSDDELRAAADAVGAFGAVDALGGSDGLGSLGGLGGLGALGSLGSLRSRRRGAAEASAVEPEGSRGPASSVGAADGALDSRARITAALAAIAGRRGLVLPPAAPEDDDVIDPIGGSAELYAQSADELAPAIDAVERVFRVVLA; this is encoded by the coding sequence GTGCTCGAGATCCTCACCGTCTGCACCGGCAACATCTGCCGGTCGCCCCTCGCCGCGCAGCTGATCGCGCGCCGCCTCGCCGACCTCGGCGTCACCACCTCGAGCGCCGGAACGCGCGCCCGCGACGGCGCGCCCATGATGCCCGAGTCGGCGCAGCTCGCCATCGCCCGCGGAATCGAGGCGGATGCCACCGCCGCCCACCGCGCGCGCCACCTGACGCCGGCGCACCTGGCATCCCCCGTGCTCGTGCTCGCCATGGCCCGCGACCACCGCCGCGAAGTCGTCGAGCTCGCGCCCGCGCGCGGACGGTCGACCTTCACCGCCCGCGAGTTCGCCCGGCTCGCCGCCGCCGTCTCGGACGACGAGCTGCGCGCCGCGGCGGATGCCGTGGGTGCTTTTGGTGCTGTTGATGCTCTGGGGGGGTCCGACGGTCTCGGGTCTCTGGGGGGTCTCGGGGGTCTCGGGGCTCTGGGGTCTCTGGGGTCTCTCAGGTCGAGGCGGCGCGGTGCGGCGGAGGCTTCGGCTGTGGAGCCGGAGGGGTCGCGTGGGCCGGCTTCGTCGGTCGGAGCGGCAGACGGTGCGCTCGACTCACGGGCGCGGATCACGGCGGCGCTGGCCGCCATCGCCGGGCGGCGCGGGCTCGTCCTGCCTCCGGCGGCGCCGGAAGACGACGACGTCATCGACCCCATCGGCGGAAGCGCCGAGCTGTACGCCCAGTCCGCCGACGAGCTCGCGCCCGCGATCGACGCGGTCGAGCGGGTGTTCCGGGTGGTGCTCGCGTAG
- a CDS encoding CPBP family intramembrane glutamic endopeptidase: protein MPDQHSDDRPASSAAVEPPTPPESTAPAPDASSDPAPGPTNIPDQAPEGPTPPRHRPRRDWRQGGHAVRRWDLTVLSVALVGLGLGVVAGGAVNRIAAPWAPFASSVVLWVGMLAAIVFALARSRPARLLRFKPTDLLWGVAFGLGLRLLQGWIAGGGSFPSAGALGGGLPSSWWLTDALPAVVIAPLIEEFFFRGILLVVVYQLFRRSLGGLSAGLTALLVSTGGFVLLHAASGSLTLRDAIVLFAVGATCSLVVLLTGRIWGAVLTHAVYNAAYVVLIVAGTALA from the coding sequence GTGCCCGATCAGCATAGCGATGACCGACCTGCGTCCTCCGCCGCGGTAGAGCCCCCCACTCCGCCCGAGTCGACGGCCCCCGCGCCCGACGCGAGCAGCGACCCCGCGCCCGGCCCGACCAACATCCCCGACCAAGCCCCCGAAGGCCCGACCCCGCCCCGCCACCGCCCCCGGCGCGACTGGCGGCAGGGCGGTCACGCCGTGCGCCGGTGGGACCTCACCGTGCTGTCGGTCGCCCTCGTGGGCCTCGGGCTCGGCGTGGTCGCCGGCGGCGCCGTCAACCGGATCGCCGCCCCGTGGGCGCCGTTCGCCTCGAGCGTCGTGCTGTGGGTGGGCATGCTCGCCGCCATCGTCTTCGCGCTGGCACGGTCGCGCCCCGCACGGCTGCTGCGGTTCAAGCCCACCGACCTGCTGTGGGGTGTCGCCTTCGGCCTCGGTCTGAGACTGCTGCAGGGGTGGATCGCGGGCGGCGGATCGTTCCCCTCCGCCGGTGCGCTCGGCGGTGGGCTGCCCTCGTCGTGGTGGCTGACCGATGCGCTGCCGGCGGTGGTGATCGCTCCGCTCATCGAGGAGTTCTTCTTCCGCGGCATCCTGCTGGTCGTCGTCTACCAGCTGTTCCGCCGCTCGCTCGGCGGGCTGTCGGCGGGCCTCACGGCGCTGCTCGTCTCGACCGGCGGATTCGTGCTGCTGCACGCCGCGTCGGGGTCGCTGACGCTGAGGGATGCCATCGTGCTGTTCGCCGTCGGTGCGACGTGCTCGCTGGTGGTGCTGCTGACGGGACGCATCTGGGGCGCCGTGCTCACGCACGCGGTCTACAACGCCGCCTACGTGGTGCTGATCGTCGCCGGCACCGCACTCGCGTAA
- a CDS encoding sugar transferase, with protein MSTDFEVDATTESLHNSPSPDRPRGARVAALGESEATKTHSRPALRVADNWRRRFQRRLIVSDLLALVWVVFGTQIAWFGFGNAQLAIAKDARISDISYWLFSIILIVAWMGALSWSDSRSYRVIGIGTTEYVRVASSSFRLFGVIAIIAFLTQTDVARGFLLLSLPIGVVILLWTRWLWRHWLLSKRGRGEWSARLLLVGSESSVSQIARELQRSPRSGYVVVGACIPHGKIADTIEGTDVPVMGSVNAVSSAMAVVRADTVAITSTDELPADKVKEISWHLEAGRQHMVLAPSIIDIAGPRLHTRPVAGLPLIHVETPRFSMGQRFVKRTFDLICASIFIVLLSPLLLAVTIAVSWTSTGPLLYKQVRIGRNGQPFKMLKFRSMRVGADKELKALLEAQGTSEKPLFKIKDDPRITPVGTFIRKYSLDELPQLFNVLGGSMSLVGPRPQIAAEVALYTDAARRRLLARPGLTGLWQVSGRSSLDWEDAVRLDLYYVENWSLVSDLAILMKTAKAVLAPGESAH; from the coding sequence GTGTCGACCGACTTCGAGGTCGATGCGACGACGGAGTCGCTTCACAACTCACCTTCCCCCGATAGGCCACGCGGCGCACGCGTCGCGGCTCTGGGCGAAAGCGAGGCGACGAAAACTCATTCGCGCCCCGCCCTGCGCGTGGCCGACAACTGGCGTCGCCGCTTTCAGCGTCGGCTCATCGTCAGCGACCTGCTTGCACTCGTGTGGGTCGTGTTCGGCACGCAGATCGCCTGGTTCGGCTTCGGTAACGCGCAGCTCGCGATCGCCAAGGACGCCCGCATCTCTGACATCTCGTACTGGCTGTTCTCGATCATCCTGATCGTCGCCTGGATGGGCGCCTTGTCGTGGAGCGATTCGCGCAGCTACCGCGTTATCGGAATCGGAACCACTGAGTACGTTCGCGTCGCGTCGTCCAGCTTTCGACTCTTCGGCGTCATCGCGATCATTGCATTCTTAACGCAGACGGATGTTGCGCGAGGATTCTTGCTGCTCAGCCTGCCGATCGGCGTAGTCATTCTTCTGTGGACCCGGTGGCTATGGCGTCACTGGTTGCTCTCGAAGCGCGGTCGCGGAGAGTGGTCGGCTCGGCTGCTCCTCGTCGGGTCCGAGTCCTCGGTATCTCAGATCGCTCGCGAACTGCAACGTTCGCCGAGGTCGGGCTACGTCGTGGTCGGAGCTTGCATCCCCCACGGCAAGATCGCGGACACTATCGAGGGGACCGACGTGCCTGTGATGGGCAGCGTGAACGCGGTGTCGTCGGCCATGGCTGTAGTTCGGGCAGACACGGTGGCCATCACGAGCACTGACGAACTGCCGGCCGACAAGGTGAAAGAGATCTCGTGGCACCTCGAGGCGGGGCGACAGCACATGGTGCTCGCCCCGAGCATCATCGACATCGCCGGCCCTCGTCTGCATACGCGTCCGGTGGCGGGGCTGCCCCTCATACATGTGGAGACCCCGAGATTCTCCATGGGGCAGCGCTTCGTCAAGCGCACCTTCGATCTGATCTGCGCATCGATCTTTATCGTGCTGCTCTCGCCGTTGTTGCTCGCGGTGACCATCGCCGTCTCGTGGACGAGCACTGGGCCTCTTCTCTATAAGCAGGTGCGCATCGGCCGCAACGGCCAGCCGTTCAAGATGCTCAAGTTCCGTTCGATGCGTGTTGGTGCCGACAAGGAGCTCAAGGCTCTGCTCGAAGCACAGGGAACGAGCGAGAAGCCGCTCTTCAAGATCAAGGATGACCCCCGAATCACTCCGGTGGGCACGTTCATCCGGAAGTACTCGCTCGACGAGCTTCCACAGCTGTTCAACGTGCTGGGCGGCTCGATGAGCCTCGTCGGCCCCCGTCCGCAGATCGCGGCGGAAGTGGCTCTCTACACGGATGCCGCTCGGCGGCGGCTGCTCGCCCGCCCAGGCCTCACCGGGCTGTGGCAGGTGAGCGGACGGTCCAGCCTTGATTGGGAGGACGCGGTGCGTCTCGACCTTTACTACGTGGAGAACTGGTCGCTTGTTAGTGACCTCGCAATCTTGATGAAGACGGCGAAGGCCGTGCTCGCACCGGGGGAGTCTGCGCACTGA
- a CDS encoding glycosyltransferase: MSGLLVHEWIASSGGSENVLERFASIYPDADILCLWNDAHARFDSSRVSETTLSKTPLRRSKAAALPLMPLVWRARREGFDWALVSSHLFAHHVRMPSVDVPKLVYVHTPARYIWAPELDRRGDGSLARAVGDRFKSLDRRRAGEARSIAANSHFIADRTQEAWHRDAIVIYPPVNTEQITAIADWREMLGERERETLEALPQSFVLGASRLVDYKRLDLVVKAGESVDLPVVIAGSGPARAQLEEQSRQAKVPVTFVDSPTTPLLYALYQRATVFVFPPVEDFGIMPVEAMAAGTPVVVNAIGGAAESVNAPEAGAVFVSEDRHELRRAVLDASSIDPAAARARAELFSASRFDREVAAWVATNVKGGGTD, encoded by the coding sequence ATGTCGGGATTGCTGGTTCATGAGTGGATCGCATCGAGCGGTGGATCTGAAAACGTACTTGAGCGGTTCGCTTCCATATATCCAGACGCGGACATCCTTTGCCTCTGGAACGATGCGCACGCCAGATTCGATTCCTCGAGAGTATCGGAGACGACGCTGTCTAAGACGCCGCTCCGTAGGAGCAAGGCGGCTGCGTTGCCTTTGATGCCCCTTGTTTGGCGCGCCAGACGCGAGGGATTCGATTGGGCACTGGTCAGCTCTCACCTCTTCGCACACCACGTTCGGATGCCGTCAGTCGATGTGCCTAAGCTCGTCTACGTACACACGCCCGCTCGGTACATCTGGGCGCCGGAGCTCGACAGACGCGGTGATGGCTCGCTCGCACGAGCCGTGGGCGACAGGTTCAAGAGCCTCGATCGTCGTCGGGCGGGCGAGGCACGGAGCATCGCAGCCAACAGCCACTTCATCGCCGACCGAACCCAAGAGGCTTGGCATCGCGACGCGATCGTCATTTACCCGCCGGTGAACACCGAACAGATCACAGCTATCGCCGACTGGCGAGAGATGCTAGGTGAGCGGGAGCGCGAGACCTTGGAAGCGTTGCCTCAAAGCTTCGTCCTCGGGGCTTCTCGACTAGTGGACTACAAGCGGCTCGATCTAGTCGTCAAGGCCGGCGAGTCGGTAGATCTTCCGGTCGTCATAGCTGGTTCGGGTCCTGCGCGTGCACAACTGGAGGAACAGAGCCGCCAAGCGAAGGTCCCAGTCACGTTTGTGGACTCGCCTACTACTCCTTTGCTCTACGCGCTGTACCAGAGGGCCACGGTTTTTGTGTTTCCGCCTGTCGAGGACTTCGGGATCATGCCCGTGGAAGCCATGGCGGCGGGCACCCCTGTGGTGGTCAATGCCATCGGCGGCGCCGCGGAGAGCGTGAATGCGCCGGAAGCCGGTGCAGTCTTTGTCTCGGAGGATAGACACGAACTACGGCGTGCGGTACTCGATGCGTCATCCATCGATCCTGCTGCTGCGAGGGCTCGCGCGGAGCTCTTCAGCGCTTCTCGGTTTGACCGCGAAGTTGCCGCATGGGTAGCTACAAACGTAAAGGGAGGTGGAACCGATTGA
- a CDS encoding glycosyltransferase, which produces MLSETFIRRQVAAMRRTRGVIFCRDQLASDGPYEIAGGSQLSRFERFFYTIFRSTKIPLRHLRGREVALVHAHFAIEGVYALKLAKKLRVPLVVTLHGFDISMHRSALLRSMKPAWVNFALFEARLKKSPTQFIAVSEHVRRAAVERGYPGGQIRTMPIGVPVEQTVTREPRGQFLHVGRLVEKKGTSTLLRSFAKISSETDWELKIVGDGPLRNELEALSRELAIDSRVVFVGAQSSAYVRESMETSGILVVPSKTAHNGDQEGLPTVVLEALALGVPVLATRHAGIPEVVVDGQNGWLVDEGDEAGLARTLLGVASMNAIELQGFFSRARESVEKSHSLETQTAKLEELYDELIEGAQVTK; this is translated from the coding sequence GTGCTATCGGAAACCTTTATTCGTCGCCAGGTAGCCGCTATGAGGCGGACGCGAGGGGTCATTTTCTGCCGAGACCAGCTTGCGAGCGATGGACCATATGAGATCGCCGGTGGCAGCCAACTGTCCCGATTCGAGAGATTTTTCTACACTATTTTTCGGTCGACCAAGATTCCTCTCCGGCATTTGCGAGGTCGCGAGGTGGCGCTCGTTCACGCACACTTCGCCATCGAGGGTGTCTATGCGCTCAAGCTCGCGAAGAAACTCCGAGTTCCGCTTGTAGTCACTCTCCACGGCTTTGATATCTCAATGCATAGAAGTGCTCTACTACGAAGTATGAAGCCGGCTTGGGTGAATTTTGCGCTCTTCGAAGCGAGATTGAAGAAATCACCGACGCAGTTTATTGCAGTATCGGAGCACGTCCGGCGTGCGGCGGTGGAGCGAGGTTATCCGGGCGGCCAAATTCGAACCATGCCGATTGGTGTCCCCGTAGAGCAAACAGTTACGCGTGAGCCTCGCGGCCAGTTTCTTCACGTCGGTCGACTTGTCGAAAAGAAGGGAACATCTACGCTGCTCCGAAGCTTCGCCAAGATTTCCTCAGAGACAGACTGGGAACTGAAGATCGTTGGCGATGGCCCGCTTAGAAACGAACTCGAGGCTCTTTCTCGTGAACTAGCCATCGACTCCAGAGTGGTCTTCGTGGGAGCGCAGTCGTCAGCGTATGTGCGTGAGTCGATGGAGACGAGCGGTATCCTGGTCGTACCTAGTAAGACCGCCCACAACGGAGATCAAGAGGGTCTTCCGACGGTGGTTCTCGAGGCGTTAGCCCTAGGCGTACCCGTGCTCGCTACAAGGCATGCGGGTATCCCTGAAGTTGTGGTCGATGGCCAGAACGGATGGTTGGTCGATGAGGGAGACGAAGCAGGTTTAGCGCGTACTCTGCTCGGTGTGGCAAGCATGAATGCGATTGAACTCCAGGGTTTCTTCTCCCGGGCCCGCGAGTCTGTCGAGAAGAGCCACTCCTTGGAAACGCAGACCGCGAAGCTCGAGGAGCTATATGACGAGTTAATAGAAGGTGCGCAGGTGACTAAATGA
- a CDS encoding glycosyltransferase family 4 protein, with the protein MKLLQVAREIRPGGGICGVAYELEAEFQRLDVDVDRLDLEVIGRSLPNVSRSRIINKLRLMRDVIWFTHRATREVRAWKLANPRGVVLTHGDAVVGDIYVNHGFHKAVVQRRGYLRAILGNPFHIYLMWRERRRFSASDLRLVVSLSDEDAELLPTLYPGYRGSTVVIPNGVNVEKFSIDSVARPENPSLVFIGHEFERKGLDVALEALVELPAWRLLIVGGDESMVATYKSKAAQLFVQDRVIFLGRQSDIRPFLQEAHFLILPSAYEASPLVVAEALAAGVPVIATPYGSVSQWVATGVNGFLIEKRAGDVIAALSTFDVEESWADMSIRARESGARLSWGAVAEKYYQEMAALK; encoded by the coding sequence ATGAAGCTATTGCAAGTAGCTCGCGAGATTCGTCCGGGTGGCGGGATATGCGGTGTTGCCTACGAGCTGGAGGCCGAGTTCCAGCGCCTCGATGTTGACGTTGACCGCCTCGACTTGGAGGTCATTGGGCGTTCGCTACCAAATGTCTCGCGTAGTCGCATCATCAATAAGTTGCGACTAATGCGCGACGTAATCTGGTTCACTCATCGAGCCACTCGCGAAGTGCGAGCTTGGAAGTTGGCAAATCCGCGGGGCGTCGTTCTTACGCACGGCGACGCGGTTGTTGGCGACATCTACGTTAACCATGGGTTTCATAAGGCCGTGGTTCAACGTCGCGGATATCTTCGGGCTATCCTGGGGAACCCATTTCATATCTATCTTATGTGGCGAGAAAGGCGACGCTTCTCTGCTAGCGATCTTCGCCTGGTTGTGTCGCTTTCAGATGAAGATGCAGAGCTCTTACCGACCCTCTATCCGGGATATCGCGGATCCACGGTCGTTATCCCGAACGGGGTAAATGTTGAGAAGTTTAGCATTGATAGTGTGGCCCGGCCCGAGAATCCCTCGCTGGTATTCATCGGTCACGAGTTCGAACGGAAAGGTCTCGACGTGGCGCTGGAGGCGCTGGTCGAATTGCCAGCGTGGAGACTTCTCATCGTCGGAGGCGATGAGTCTATGGTGGCTACATATAAATCGAAAGCCGCTCAGTTGTTTGTTCAGGACAGAGTAATCTTTCTCGGACGACAAAGTGACATCCGCCCCTTCCTCCAAGAAGCCCACTTTCTGATACTTCCGAGCGCGTATGAAGCCTCTCCGCTGGTCGTTGCAGAGGCCTTAGCCGCCGGGGTGCCTGTTATTGCGACGCCCTATGGGTCGGTGAGTCAATGGGTGGCGACCGGTGTCAACGGCTTCCTTATCGAGAAGCGGGCAGGGGACGTCATAGCGGCGCTTTCCACATTTGATGTAGAGGAATCATGGGCGGATATGAGTATCCGAGCGCGCGAGTCGGGCGCGAGGCTCTCCTGGGGGGCGGTCGCGGAGAAGTATTATCAAGAGATGGCAGCATTAAAATGA
- a CDS encoding glycosyltransferase family 4 protein encodes MTSMWANRAIRTALGVVAARAFERRVLRHVDKVVVTSIDEDIRLRSIYGRSADAIVASGVQLGVISRSAHRNGIGWMSSFNYGPNVDGLRAFLQLAWPALADEGHHLWVAGAGEPPADLKAIMERDPAITFSGFVADLDTWMSEREAAVVPIWAGAGVKLKTLTWLASETPVISTDAGIEGIAVRDGESFLIASTPVSFAARIRDFYGMTVNDRENLGRCGRELVEREFGAETLSVDYVKKVASWAGA; translated from the coding sequence ATGACATCCATGTGGGCTAACCGCGCAATCCGCACCGCTCTAGGGGTTGTCGCTGCTCGTGCGTTCGAGCGCCGCGTGCTGCGCCATGTGGACAAAGTCGTTGTAACCTCCATCGACGAGGACATCCGGCTGCGTTCTATCTATGGAAGGTCTGCGGACGCGATCGTCGCCTCAGGAGTTCAATTGGGTGTGATCTCGAGGTCGGCGCATCGGAACGGCATTGGGTGGATGAGTTCGTTCAACTATGGTCCGAACGTCGACGGCTTACGCGCATTCCTGCAGCTTGCGTGGCCGGCTCTGGCCGATGAAGGTCATCACCTGTGGGTCGCGGGTGCTGGGGAACCGCCGGCCGATTTGAAAGCAATCATGGAGCGCGATCCTGCGATAACGTTTAGTGGATTCGTAGCTGATCTGGACACATGGATGTCTGAGCGCGAAGCCGCCGTCGTTCCAATCTGGGCTGGAGCTGGTGTCAAGCTGAAGACTCTCACATGGCTTGCCAGCGAAACGCCTGTGATTTCTACCGACGCCGGCATTGAGGGGATTGCGGTGCGGGATGGTGAGAGTTTTCTCATTGCTTCTACTCCAGTGTCCTTCGCCGCCCGAATTAGGGATTTCTACGGTATGACGGTGAACGACCGAGAAAATCTCGGCCGCTGTGGTAGAGAATTGGTGGAGCGTGAGTTCGGGGCAGAAACGCTGTCGGTCGACTATGTGAAAAAAGTAGCGTCCTGGGCGGGTGCATGA